In one window of Temnothorax longispinosus isolate EJ_2023e chromosome 11, Tlon_JGU_v1, whole genome shotgun sequence DNA:
- the LOC139821870 gene encoding uncharacterized protein isoform X1, producing MPMCSVSGCKNKSENAKEKNIQFFSYPKDEETALKWMQAANKNKVNLKNARICSVHFTPSCYKPKPAYLANCENYSSKKLRRLHDHAIPTENLPLLKEREVLKEVQNQHNIINVSENSSKNSFSESKTNLIDTSMENKAETCFMQSSKENASSTSDDTMVNTK from the exons atgccTATGTGTAGTGTAAGTggatgcaaaaataaaagcgagaatgcaaaagagaaaaatattcaatttttttcttatccaAAGGATGAAGAAACTGCGTTAAAATGGATGCAAGCtgctaacaaaaataaagttaaccTAAAAAACG ctCGCATATGCTCTGTCCACTTTACACCAAGCTGTTACAAACCAAAGCCAGCGTATTTAGCAAACTGCGAAAATTACTCGTCTAAGAAATTACGAAGACTTCATGATCATGCAATTCCAACAGAAAATTTGCCACTATTGAAGGAAAGAGAAGTGCTAAAGGAAGTGCAAAATCAACACAACATAATAAATGTTAGTGAAAACAGCAG cAAAAACAGTTTTAGTGAGTCCAAGACCAATTTGATCGACACTTCAATGGAAAATAAAGCAGAAACATGTTTTATGCAATCTTCAAAAGAAAATGCtag cAGTACAAGTGATGATACAATGGTAAACACAAAGTAA
- the LOC139821870 gene encoding uncharacterized protein isoform X2 has product MPMCSDEETALKWMQAANKNKVNLKNARICSVHFTPSCYKPKPAYLANCENYSSKKLRRLHDHAIPTENLPLLKEREVLKEVQNQHNIINVSENSSKNSFSESKTNLIDTSMENKAETCFMQSSKENASSTSDDTMVNTK; this is encoded by the exons atgccTATGTGTAGT GATGAAGAAACTGCGTTAAAATGGATGCAAGCtgctaacaaaaataaagttaaccTAAAAAACG ctCGCATATGCTCTGTCCACTTTACACCAAGCTGTTACAAACCAAAGCCAGCGTATTTAGCAAACTGCGAAAATTACTCGTCTAAGAAATTACGAAGACTTCATGATCATGCAATTCCAACAGAAAATTTGCCACTATTGAAGGAAAGAGAAGTGCTAAAGGAAGTGCAAAATCAACACAACATAATAAATGTTAGTGAAAACAGCAG cAAAAACAGTTTTAGTGAGTCCAAGACCAATTTGATCGACACTTCAATGGAAAATAAAGCAGAAACATGTTTTATGCAATCTTCAAAAGAAAATGCtag cAGTACAAGTGATGATACAATGGTAAACACAAAGTAA
- the LOC139822281 gene encoding uncharacterized protein, with the protein MTKSCAVPMCKSRNYSAKKCSLFKVPSNIEQCKKWIAAIPGIVDLKPSQFVCEKHFEEHHILRKWVKYDNGRIIAEAPYMRTRLHPLAVPSKFDCQRKVENIATARDCSIGQRISAEHNYFSLDKPSMNTTVDESCHEKEPSFVQDVKTNGSSVMDGVDIKTTNIILHEDLSPIDLATIESIQEQQIQDVTTVESIQEQQIQDVATVEPIQEQQIQDVATVEPIQGQQIQDVATVESLHEQQIQDHLVAHCAPDVCERRFHFSQVTFNYGTPGKITDSTSIPWPWTVGELSTDIGSFLFTYAITKMENDDKFPVVKKSIQLCANKELRYFVYGSVVKVHGCKLPQILEDIASLPQALKKFQNINVCNGLGTINVHHLSADSAFKDYVDRWRSKNCTLISKRKRCDHCRNMRNVVHMKEARSKTKVSLKRVCRVSNPINQLSKSESVEKSLIPSVTSCIANKTVKQDRTRCAISENGKAHRFVSVISLFTYYYSGFQENMLVRASYT; encoded by the exons ATGACTAAATCGTGCGCGGTGCCAATGTGCAAATCGCGAAATTATTCAGCAAAGAAGTGTTCGTTGTTTAAAGTGCCGTCAAATATcgaacaatgtaaaaaatggaTTGCTGCGATTCCGGGCATTGTTGATCTGAAGCCGTCGCAATTCGTTTGCGAGAAGCATTTCGAAGAACATCACATCCTCAGGAAATGGGTGAAATACGATAATGGTAGGATTATCGCCGAA GCTCCTTACATGCGCACTCGACTCCATCCGTTGGCTGTTCCTTCAAAATTTGACTGTCAGAGAAAGGTGGAAAATATCGCCACTGCTAGGGATTGTTCAATTGGCCAACGCATCAGTGCAGagcataattatttctctttggACAAGCCCTCGATGAATACAACGGTCGACGAATCTTGCCATGAGAAGGAGCCTTCTTTCGTACAAG ATGTAAAAACCAATGGGTCTTCGGTAATGGATGGAGTTGATATAAAAACCACGAATATAATACTCCATGAGGATCTTTCGCCAATCGATCTAGCCACTATCGAGTCAATTCaggagcaacaaattcaggaTGTAACCACTGTCGAGTCAATTCaggagcaacaaattcaggaTGTAGCCACTGTCGAACCAATTCaggagcaacaaattcaggaTGTAGCCACTGTCGAACCAATTCAGGGGCAACAAATTCAGGATGTAGCCACTGTCGAGTCACTTcacgagcaacaaattcaggaTCATCTGGTGGCACATTGTGCACCTGATGTGTGTGAACGtcgctttcacttttcacAAGTCACTTTTAACTATG GTACTCCTGGAAAAATTACGGACTCTACCTCGATACCATGGCCGTGGACTGTCGGTGAACTAAGCACCGATATCGGCAGTTTTTTGTTCACATACGCTATAACGAAGATGGAAAACGACGATAAATTCCcggttgtaaaaaaaagtatacagCTTTGCGCCAACAAAGAACTTCGCTACTTCGTGTATGGAAGTGTCGTTAAGGTACACGGATGTAAACTCCCTCAAATCTTGGAGGACATAGCGTCGCTACCGCAAGCTttgaaaaagtttcaaaatataaatgtgtgcAACGGTCTCGGCACTATCAACGTTCATCATCTGTCGGCGGATAGTGCGTTTAAAGATTATGTCGATCGATGGCGTTCCAAAAACTGCACATTGATCTCAAAACGGAAGAGATGTGACCACTGCAGGAACATGAGAAACGTAGTGCACATGAAAGAAGCGAGATCGAAAACGAAAGTATCGTTAAAGCGTGTATGTCGAGTTTCCAATCCGATAAATcaactctctaaatctgaatcagtggaAAAGTCACTGATTCCATCAGTGACATCTTGCATCGCTAATAAAACAGTGAAACAGGACCGAACGCGCTGCGCAATCAGCGAGAACGGCAAAGCTCACAGATTCGTCAGTGTTATATCGTTattcacttattattatagtGGCTTCCAAGAGAACATGCTCGTGCGTGCGTCTTAtacatga
- the LOC139821870 gene encoding uncharacterized protein isoform X3, with protein sequence MQAANKNKVNLKNARICSVHFTPSCYKPKPAYLANCENYSSKKLRRLHDHAIPTENLPLLKEREVLKEVQNQHNIINVSENSSKNSFSESKTNLIDTSMENKAETCFMQSSKENASSTSDDTMVNTK encoded by the exons ATGCAAGCtgctaacaaaaataaagttaaccTAAAAAACG ctCGCATATGCTCTGTCCACTTTACACCAAGCTGTTACAAACCAAAGCCAGCGTATTTAGCAAACTGCGAAAATTACTCGTCTAAGAAATTACGAAGACTTCATGATCATGCAATTCCAACAGAAAATTTGCCACTATTGAAGGAAAGAGAAGTGCTAAAGGAAGTGCAAAATCAACACAACATAATAAATGTTAGTGAAAACAGCAG cAAAAACAGTTTTAGTGAGTCCAAGACCAATTTGATCGACACTTCAATGGAAAATAAAGCAGAAACATGTTTTATGCAATCTTCAAAAGAAAATGCtag cAGTACAAGTGATGATACAATGGTAAACACAAAGTAA